The window ATCGTAACATTGATCTTGGTGCCCTGGAGCAGCTGCCCCCCAAGAGCAGAACCGTCGGGGTTTTCAAATGGCTGTTTCCGGCTGTTATTATCGGGCTGTTTTTGGCTGGATTTTTTTTCGGCGGCAAAAAAGCGGGCACTGATATGATTGTCTGGTGGATTTTGGCCAACGGAATTTTGGCCGGCGTCGGCGCCATCATTGCTCTGGCACATCCAGCCACTGTTTTGTCTTCCATTCTGGCCGCTCCATTGACCTCACTTAACCCCATGATCGCTGCCGGATGGGTATCGGGTCTAGTGGAGGCATTTTCGCGCAAACCCAAAGTGAAGGACCTGGAAGCACTGCCTGAAGATATTCTGTCGGTTCGTGGGTTCTGGAAAAACAATGTGACCCGTATTCTGCTGGTGGTGGTCTTTACCAATCTAGGAAGCTCTCTGGGCACCTTTATCGCCTTTCCCGTTATCGTCAAGGTGTTGATAGGGGCGTCACCATAAACGAGGTTTCAGGTGTTCCGCCGCAGGCGGATTCAGGTGTCAGGTGCCAGCCCTCCGGAGGCTAAATTTGAGTCTTTGTTTCTCAGAAACAATTGCGGTCGAATTTTTTGTTATTTTCCGATTTCAGTCTTATATTCCCTGACACCTGAAACCTATTTTCCTTATTGATGGACCACCAAAGGTTACCAAATACAACATTAGCAACCAAAGGCTGCGTTGCTTTCGTCATCATAGGATGCCTGCTGCTGATGGCCGGCTGCGGCGGACGAACCGTTGAGCCCCAAGACCCTGTCATCTCAAAAGAGATCGTCCTGCAGCGGATGGGCTACACCATCCAGGTCGGGGCTTTTGCAAACATGGACAATGCTGTGCGCCTGACAGCCACACTAAAGCGGCAGGGCCTTGATGCCTATCATTATCTTGCCCCTTCAGGGCTGTATAAAGTTCGCTTCGACAATTTCAGAACCAAAGCGGCTGCCCGCAACAGGGCTGAAAACATGCAGCGCCGCGGTATCATTGAAGCGTTTTATATTGTCAAACCAGATAGTTTTGCCGCTGCAGGCGTTGAGCGCAAAGGAAGTCGGCAATTTAGGGAGGAAATAGTGAAAACCGCGCGACGCTATGTCGGGGTACCCTATCGATGGGGCGGCGAGTCCCCTCGGACCGGTTTTGATTGCAGCGGTTTTACGATGGTGGTTTATCGCCTGAACGGTTTGGACCTGCCACGCTCATCCAGGCAACAATGGAAGGTCGGGAAAAAAATTGGCCGTCGCCAACTGCAAAAGGGAGATCTGGTGTTTTTTGCAACTACCGGAGGCCGAAGGGTATCCCATGTCGGTATCTACACGGGCGCAGACAAGTTTTTGCATGCGCCGCGCCGCGGCAGTCGCATCAAAACGTCTTCCCTTTCCAGCAAATACTTCAGAACCCGCTATGTGGGCGCCCGCTCTTACCTTTGATCTATCTATTAGCAGTTTTTACAATCAGTTAGTGTAAATTAAGCTAATCATCCGCAACAATTTTTGTTTCAGGTGTCAGGGGTCAGGTTGTTGATAGTCACACCATCGCCTGTAATTTCTCAGGAACATTTTCTGCACATAGGCTTCGAAGCAAAAGGTAGGCCCTTCGGGCCAAAGACTGACACCTGAACACTTACACCATCTTTTTTGCTGACACCTGAAACCTGACACCTGAAACCTTTTTAAAATAATTAGACTATGATGACTCTGGTAGGATCTCAACGATTGTACGTTGAAGCTCTTTTCCATTAGGGAGCGTAAAGGTCTTTTTGACCGTTCTTATGCGCCCCTCGGCAAATAATTGGATGCATTCCGGATAAAGCTGCCATTCCTGATTCAGACCTTTTTTGCGGATGGCTTCTAAAGTGTCTTGGGGAGCAATCGCAAATGCCCGCTGTCCGATGATCGGTCCGGTATCCTCGCCGTAATCGATAAAATGGACCGTGCACCCGGCAATTTTACAGCCGTATCGAAAGGTGTCGCCATAGCCATCTGTGCCGGCAAATGCCGGAAGCAGGGCCGGATGGATGTTCATAATCCGCGGGTGACAACTGTCCAAATTGACCCGATCAATGAAATAAGGGGTCAAGGTTCTCATAAAGCCTGCTAAAACCAGCAAATCATAGGAATAATTGGCCATTTCGGCAAGCAGCTTGGCCTCGGCGATTGCCCGTGTGTACAAGAAAGACCGCACCTTGTCGCCGTCCGCCCGCCCCTGAAGCAGGGTTTGCTTTGCAAGAATATCATCATAGTCAAAGTCAGGCGGCAGGCGCAGGCTGGCCGGATCGGCTTTAAATTGTTGAATGATGGCGGTATAATCGACAACAAAGACAGGAATATTGGCTGCTGTGGCCCTTTCCAGACCATGGGACCGGGGATTGTCAGACCCGACAAATGCCAATTCCCCATTAATCTTACCCTTTTCACAGCAATCCATAATTGCCTGCAGATTTGACCCGCCCCCTGAGATTAGGACGCCAAAGCGTATCTTCTTTGCCATGGTTATCGCCTTTCCGGTTCAGTGTGGTTTTGGTTGCCATCCGGTCAAATTTGTATTTCAAATTCCCGAGATTTAAACTGCCAAAATCCAGTCGCCAAATCAATGTTTAAGTTAGCATCTCAAGCAGGCGGTAAGCTGTCAATAGACCCGGCGGATCCATTGTAAAAGGTGCCGCAAATGGTTGGGTATTTCGATGTTTATGCATTGACACCGATTTCAACTTTCATTATAACCGTGTCTCCCGATTTTTTGCGCCTAAAGGGCACAAAAGTGCAGCTGGTCGTTTTGGATGCGCCCTGCCCTGCACCGCTGATCGCAGCCCGGGAACCGAGGTTGACAATATAACCGCACATTACTATTATGGACCCATATTTTATTTGCAAAGGAAAGGATGAATCATAATGGCAGAAGGTATCATGGAAATTGATGATGGGAATTTTGAAACAGAGGTTTTGCAGGCAGACAAGCCGGTTGTGGTTGATTTTTGGGCACCCTGGTGCGGACCCTGCAAGGCCATTGCCCCGATGGTGGAAGATTTGGCCGGCACATTCGGCGATAAAGTAAAATTTGCCAAATGCAATGTCGACAACAGCCCGGTCACCCCGAGCAAATATGGTATCAAAGCAATTCCGACGCTTATCTTTTTTAAAGACGGTGATGTCGTGGAACAGATCACCGGTATGGTCGCTAAATCAAAACTGGAAGACGCTTTAAACAAGATTACATAGATACCCCCGTGTGTAAGGCATTTTAACAGAGGCTAAAAACGCATGCGGCCCACATTTTTCATATGTTTGGTCCTACTTCTGGTTGCTACCGGTTGTTCAACCATTGAAAAGCAGATAGACGAGCTTTTTGGCATCGACGATGGCGGCTCAGCCCAGGAGCTGGCCTGGGATGGAATGGATGCCTATGAAAATGGTCGATACGATAAGGCGATTGAAAAATTTCAAAAGCTTAAAGATTATTATCCATTTTCAAAATATGCCATCCTGGCTGAATTGAAAATCGCCGATTCCCATTACAAACGCCAAGAGTATGAAGAAGCCATTTTCGCCTATGAAAACTTTGAGCAGCTTCATCCGCGCAATGAGGCGATCCCATATGTCATCTACCAGATTGGCAGATGCTATTATGACCAAATTGACACACCGGATCGAGACCAGACGTCCGCACAAAAAGCCCTGGAATCGTTCCTGCGCTTGATGGAACAATTTCCCAAGGACCAGTATGCGGTCAGAGCCGCCGAGCACATCGACAAATGCCAAAAGAGTCTGGCCGGACACGCTTATGTCGTCGGTGTTTTTTACTACCGGACCAAGCATTACAAAGCCGCCTTAAACCGCTTTATGTCCATCATTTCCGATTATCCGGATGTGGGTTACCACCAGAAAGCGCTTGAATATATTGCCAAGTGTGAAGCTTCCATCGCAGAAGAAGCGGATGAATAGCTTGCAGCAAACACCTATCAGACCCGCCTGCCAAAATGTCATCAAAGCCATGGATGGCAGCCTCAGGCACAAAGCGGGTTAAAAAACCTGTTTGATTAAAAAAAGCTTTACACAGGGTTCGATATGGTGTACTTAGCCATGTTTTGTTAAAAAAAGACTTATTTGAATTGATAAGGAGAGCGGGTAATGTCGAAAATATGTGAAATTTGCGGTAAAAAACCAATGGTGGGAAATAACGTCAGCCATGCCCATAATGTGACCAAGCGTCGTTTCAACCCCAATTTGCAAAGAGTGCGCGCCATGTCCGGCGGACGGGTTAAAAAAATGATGGTCTGCACCAGCTGCATCAAATCCGGAAATGTTGTCAAAGCACCTTAACCGACCCGCTTTACCTCCTGCACGTGTTTTACCTTTTTAACGGC of the Desulfobacterales bacterium genome contains:
- a CDS encoding NlpC/P60 family protein, with product MAGCGGRTVEPQDPVISKEIVLQRMGYTIQVGAFANMDNAVRLTATLKRQGLDAYHYLAPSGLYKVRFDNFRTKAAARNRAENMQRRGIIEAFYIVKPDSFAAAGVERKGSRQFREEIVKTARRYVGVPYRWGGESPRTGFDCSGFTMVVYRLNGLDLPRSSRQQWKVGKKIGRRQLQKGDLVFFATTGGRRVSHVGIYTGADKFLHAPRRGSRIKTSSLSSKYFRTRYVGARSYL
- the purN gene encoding phosphoribosylglycinamide formyltransferase, yielding MAKKIRFGVLISGGGSNLQAIMDCCEKGKINGELAFVGSDNPRSHGLERATAANIPVFVVDYTAIIQQFKADPASLRLPPDFDYDDILAKQTLLQGRADGDKVRSFLYTRAIAEAKLLAEMANYSYDLLVLAGFMRTLTPYFIDRVNLDSCHPRIMNIHPALLPAFAGTDGYGDTFRYGCKIAGCTVHFIDYGEDTGPIIGQRAFAIAPQDTLEAIRKKGLNQEWQLYPECIQLFAEGRIRTVKKTFTLPNGKELQRTIVEILPESS
- the trxA gene encoding thioredoxin, with translation MAEGIMEIDDGNFETEVLQADKPVVVDFWAPWCGPCKAIAPMVEDLAGTFGDKVKFAKCNVDNSPVTPSKYGIKAIPTLIFFKDGDVVEQITGMVAKSKLEDALNKIT
- a CDS encoding outer membrane protein assembly factor BamD gives rise to the protein MRPTFFICLVLLLVATGCSTIEKQIDELFGIDDGGSAQELAWDGMDAYENGRYDKAIEKFQKLKDYYPFSKYAILAELKIADSHYKRQEYEEAIFAYENFEQLHPRNEAIPYVIYQIGRCYYDQIDTPDRDQTSAQKALESFLRLMEQFPKDQYAVRAAEHIDKCQKSLAGHAYVVGVFYYRTKHYKAALNRFMSIISDYPDVGYHQKALEYIAKCEASIAEEADE
- the rpmB gene encoding 50S ribosomal protein L28, with the protein product MSKICEICGKKPMVGNNVSHAHNVTKRRFNPNLQRVRAMSGGRVKKMMVCTSCIKSGNVVKAP